TGGCCGTGCTGGCCGGGTTCGACCTGGTGGTCAACAACGCCGACCGCAAGGGTTCGCACGTGCTGGCGCCGGGCGACGGCCGGGTCCTCGGGGTGGACCACGGACTGTGCTTCCACCAGGAGGACAAGCTGCGCACCATCCTCTGGGGATGGGCCGGCCAGCCGTTGCCGGAGCCGGTCGTCGACGGGCTGCGCCGGCTTGACCGGGCGCTGCAGGGCGAGCTGGGGGAGCAGCTGGACGAGCTGCTCACCGTCCGGGAGAACTCGGTGCTGCGCAAGCGGATCGCGGCGCTGCGGCACCGGCCGGAGTTCCCGGAACCACCGCGCAACCGGACGCCGATCCCCTGGCCGCCGCTGTAGCGGTCCCGGACCTGCCCGCACCGAACCCCCGCGACCACCGGACCATCGAGGACTTCAGATGAGCAGCCTGCTGACGGCCGCCCGCGGCGCCGCGCGCACTTTCGCCCGGACGGCCGGGGCGCTGGCGCTGGACGCGGCGAACGGCAGCCTGCGGGCCGTCGAGGCGGTCGGCGACAAGGTCCGCGGCCGGGAGAGCACCCCCGGGGTGCTGCGGGTGCACGTGGTGATCCTGTCCGACGCCAACGGCCCGCTCTGCCGTCCGGAGGACGTCCGGCCGGCGCTGGACAGAGCCGGCGAGGTGCTCGAAGCGGAGGCCGGGATCCGGGTCCGGATCACCGGTGTCGACGTGATCACCGCGCCCGCTCCGCCGGAGGCGCTTGACCCGCGGGCCAACCGCGGCCTGTTGTTGGACGACATCCTGGGCCGTACCTCGTTCTACCTGGACCACCTGCCGCAGCGGGTGCTCGGGCTCGTCGGGGCGCCGGTCACCGTCGTGGTGGTGCGCGAGATCAGCGGCCGGACCACCGGTTGCTCGCTGGGGATCTCGGCGGACTGGGTGATCACCCAGGCGTCGCTGTACGACCGGGCCGCCGAGCACAGCTACGACGAGACGGTGCTGGCCCA
This region of Nakamurella alba genomic DNA includes:
- a CDS encoding matrixin family metalloprotease — its product is MSSLLTAARGAARTFARTAGALALDAANGSLRAVEAVGDKVRGRESTPGVLRVHVVILSDANGPLCRPEDVRPALDRAGEVLEAEAGIRVRITGVDVITAPAPPEALDPRANRGLLLDDILGRTSFYLDHLPQRVLGLVGAPVTVVVVREISGRTTGCSLGISADWVITQASLYDRAAEHSYDETVLAHELGHALNLPHHRDRGNLMFPVSSPPKDLRGTALSGWQAAILQASRHVVPGVGRDTPAG